GGCGTGTGAAGAAGAAGTCACTGGGCTGATGAGTTCCTGTAGCGCGCCCTTTAATATTCCTAATATTTTCCCACTTTGTTGCTTGAAGATAGTTTCCATAGGCAAGGAGCGCAATATCGTCAATCACATCTTGAATTCGGGTGGGCAGTTTCTCGGCCTTCTGTCGAATAGACTCTGTCGGCGAACTTGTGTCATCATAGGGTGAATCTCCGGTTGCGATGAACGCACGCTGCCCGCCATGCAAAACATAGTCGGGAGGACTGTATCCACCGTCCACATTCCAGGGATCTTCGAACGTCATTCTCGTTACCCCTGTTATAAGTGCTGGTAAATACTGGTTTTGGTAGAAAACCCCACTATATAAACGAAATTAAAAATCCGTTGCCGTAACTGGGGACCCCCCTATATAAAAGAAGCATAAACCGGTTTTGGCGATTTGAACATGACGGGTAGCCACCCAAGCCAAGCCCGATGAGCGCTGATCGAGACACAGACTGCGACGTCGAATATCTGGGAGAGGAGAGCCTGTCCGCACTGAATTTTCAGCAAAAGATTCTCTACCAGGACTTCTGGGAATCTTTCCTGTCGTTTTTGCGAGAGAAAGGCAAGAACCCAGATCGATTCATCGGCTATGAAGAATCGAATATCCGACCAACTGCTCGTCGCGTGCATCAGGTTTATCAATACTACTGGAAGAACGAGCGAATAATTTTAGAACTCACTCCCGAACTCGCTGACCACTACATCGAGAATCTCGATAAAGCTGACATCACGACGAACGCAGGAGATGAGTACAGCGAGGGGGGGAAGCGAAAATTCGCGAACTCGCTTGAGGCGTACTTCAGATACAAAGGCACTGACTGGAACCCCCCGATCACGTTCGGAAGTGATGAACCCTCATTCGATTCGGACCCGTTCACGCGTCAAGAGCGCGAATTGTTGTTGAACACGGCCTTGGACTACAAATCCCCGCCATCGTACGCGAACGTATCACCGGAAGAGCGAGACCGATGGAATGCTCATATCGCCCAGTACTTAGGGAAGCCGAAAGACGAGGTGTCACCGAAAGACTGGGAAGAATTGCAGCGTACCTGGAAGTTTGCGTCGATCATCTCGACTGCGTTGGATGCTGGGACGCGAGCAAAGTTAATAGAGCGATTGGAGAAAGTGCATCTCGACCTGGAAAACGACCGAATCATCATCCCAGCGGAAATCGCTGTCAAAAACGACCGGAAGTGGACAATCGAGTTATCAACCCGGTCTTGTCGTATACTGAAGCGGTGGCTTGTCGAGCGGTCGAATAAACCGCGGTACGATGACACCGACGCCCTGTGGCTCAATCGGAAGGGAAACCGTTACGACTCGAATAATCTCAACACCCTCCTTAGTAACCTGATGGAGGACGGTGGGATTGAGGAGACTGGACGTACTCTGACGTGGCACAGTATCCGGCACAGCACCGGGATGTATGTTTACGATCGGGAGCGCGATTTGGGGATCGTCGCGGAAATTTTGCGGCAAGCCAGCTTAGAATCAGCCAAAAAATATGCGCATCCCACTCCGGAGGCAAAGAGAGATGTCGTCGAGGGTATCCAGGGGGGGACTCTCTCGCTATGACCATTACTACTGGTGTTGAGGCAGACAAACACGATCCCTTCGTATCTCGGTTGCCAGTAGATCGTGATCAAACTCAATCGATTGATCTGCTATACAACGTTCAAAATCTGATAGATATCCATCAAATACAGAG
This window of the Halapricum desulfuricans genome carries:
- a CDS encoding tyrosine-type recombinase/integrase — its product is MSADRDTDCDVEYLGEESLSALNFQQKILYQDFWESFLSFLREKGKNPDRFIGYEESNIRPTARRVHQVYQYYWKNERIILELTPELADHYIENLDKADITTNAGDEYSEGGKRKFANSLEAYFRYKGTDWNPPITFGSDEPSFDSDPFTRQERELLLNTALDYKSPPSYANVSPEERDRWNAHIAQYLGKPKDEVSPKDWEELQRTWKFASIISTALDAGTRAKLIERLEKVHLDLENDRIIIPAEIAVKNDRKWTIELSTRSCRILKRWLVERSNKPRYDDTDALWLNRKGNRYDSNNLNTLLSNLMEDGGIEETGRTLTWHSIRHSTGMYVYDRERDLGIVAEILRQASLESAKKYAHPTPEAKRDVVEGIQGGTLSL